The region AATAGTGAAGCGCAATCGGTTTGATTTCGTGCGCGCCCGCATAACGCGGCACCAGCACATATTCCCAAGTTTTACTGCCGGAGATCTGAGCGTCTTCGGTATCGACTTGTTGTGAAACCTTGGGATCATACACCTCAAAGTCCAGAGGCAAATCTATCTGCGGCGGCGGCAGCGTTTTAATATTGCCCTGGCCGGCAATGCGTACCTTCAGCGTGATGGCCTCGTTCGCTTTTGCCGTCGTGCGATCCACCGAAGCGGTGATGGAATAATCGCCCACCACCCCGGAAAAATTTGCCGGTTTCCCGGCCGCGGGCAACGGCAGAACCTCAATCTCGACCGGACGCGAAGCAATGGCGACGCGTTCCATCGGCGCAAAAAAAGGATCATCAAAAAAATTATCAAAGAGATCACGCGAGCGGCGGCGCGATTGCGCCTGCACTTCGCATTCCAGGCTCATCGACTCAATGGTGTTCTTGCCGGCGGATTGCGGAAACAACGCCGTGCGCTTGACTTCTGCCACGAGAAAGCGCTGGCCGTTGATCACTTGCTGATACGTGCGCGGTTGCCGCGGCATGGAATAATCTTCCACCCAAAAGCCCGTGAAGCTCGGGATTTTTGCGTTGCCATAATTACGGATATTGCGCGCCGTGTAGATTTTGAATGTCACGATCACCGGTTGATTTTGGTAAACCTGTTTGCGGTCAACCTCCGCGCGCAAAAAAATGCTACTCTCGGCTTTGACGTTGGGATCGGTTTGCGGCGCGGGTCCAGCGCCGGGCGCAGACGGCTGGCCACCGGCGGCGCTTTGCGCAATCTCGATGCGGATCGGCTGGCTGCGGTAGACCTGGCCGCCGGCTTCAACTTCCACCGGCCCGATTTCGAATTTTCCTGCGGCAATTGCGATGAAGGTGTAATGATAGGTGTGCGACGACGACATGCGTCCGTTGATAATCTGAATGCTTTGCGAGCTGCTGGTGCCGGCAAGCTGCGCAAAGTTTTCCATCGCCGGCAATTGCGGCTTGCCGGCGTTGCTGCCGGACACTTCCACGCTCAACGTGAAATCTTCATTCAAGCCGATTTGCGTTCGATCAATCGTCGCCGTCACTGTGACTTGTGCGTAACTCGTAACGCTTGCCAGTATGACAAACGAGGCGCAAACGGCTGCGGCTTTCAATGTCGCCGCTATTTTATGAATTGCCATGGTCATCACCAATCTTTCTCCACCCGCACACGTCCCCGCGCCTTGACTTGGCGCTGTTTCTGCGCATCTTTTTCTTGTTTCTCTAACGCCTGCAACAAGCGTTCAGCTTCTTCTTTGGTTAATTTCTGCTCTTGCGCCTGGCCTTGCTGTTCCTGCGCCTGCTGTTCTTGTTGATCTTTTTCTTGCTGGGATTGTTCTTGCTGCTGCTGTTCGCCGGATTGTTGCTCTTGTTGCTGCTGCTCTTGCTGATTCTGTTCATCCTGCTTCTGTTGTGAATCCTGCTTCTGGTTTTGCTGCTGCTGCTGTTGTTGTTGCTGCTGATTCTGCTGCTCTTGCGGCTGTTTCTGGGCGTTTTCTTTCAATTTGGTGCGCACGTACTCCAAATTGTATTTGGCATCTTCATCGTTCGGATCCAGCTTCAGCGCCTGCTGATAGGCTAGAATACTCTCCGGCCATTTGTTCAAACGATACAGCGTGTTGCCGATGTTGTAATAGCCCTGCGCTTGCAGCTTGAGGTCGTCGCTTTTTTGAATGGCTTCTTGATAGGTTTTCAGCGCCTCTTCATAATTCCGCTTTTGATACAGTACATCGCCGATGTTGAATTTTACGATCGCGGACTCCGGATTGTCGATTTCGGCGTCGCGATAGCTGTCATTTGCTTCGTCGTATTTGCCTTCGGCATATTTGCGATTGCCCTCCAGCACTTGCTTGCGCCCCGCGCCTTGCGCAAAAAGTGAAGCAGAAAAAAAT is a window of Cytophagia bacterium CHB2 DNA encoding:
- a CDS encoding protein BatD; translated protein: MTMAIHKIAATLKAAAVCASFVILASVTSYAQVTVTATIDRTQIGLNEDFTLSVEVSGSNAGKPQLPAMENFAQLAGTSSSQSIQIINGRMSSSHTYHYTFIAIAAGKFEIGPVEVEAGGQVYRSQPIRIEIAQSAAGGQPSAPGAGPAPQTDPNVKAESSIFLRAEVDRKQVYQNQPVIVTFKIYTARNIRNYGNAKIPSFTGFWVEDYSMPRQPRTYQQVINGQRFLVAEVKRTALFPQSAGKNTIESMSLECEVQAQSRRRSRDLFDNFFDDPFFAPMERVAIASRPVEIEVLPLPAAGKPANFSGVVGDYSITASVDRTTAKANEAITLKVRIAGQGNIKTLPPPQIDLPLDFEVYDPKVSQQVDTEDAQISGSKTWEYVLVPRYAGAHEIKPIALHYFNPRAKQYAVASTKPIALTIEPGSAEYANAAFGGASKEDVKLLGQDIRFIAIGALPLQRMGARNYTSAWFLTLLALPVLGFIGAWFWQRHQAKLTTNVAYARSRKATRAAQKQLHTAKKLLQANDSKGFYAEVQRALMGFLGNKLNVAEAGLVTDDIAQLLQGKNVAPELISNYLACLHNCDFQRFAPATATGGEMQQFYDKARGVIEELEDVL
- a CDS encoding tetratricopeptide repeat protein — encoded protein: MFRSWNKSAGACLVYPARRVLLLTVAGTSFFSASLFAQGAGRKQVLEGNRKYAEGKYDEANDSYRDAEIDNPESAIVKFNIGDVLYQKRNYEEALKTYQEAIQKSDDLKLQAQGYYNIGNTLYRLNKWPESILAYQQALKLDPNDEDAKYNLEYVRTKLKENAQKQPQEQQNQQQQQQQQQQNQKQDSQQKQDEQNQQEQQQQEQQSGEQQQQEQSQQEKDQQEQQAQEQQGQAQEQKLTKEEAERLLQALEKQEKDAQKQRQVKARGRVRVEKDW